The Candidatus Izemoplasma sp. genome has a window encoding:
- a CDS encoding CoA-disulfide reductase has translation MKIVAIGGDALSMSAVSKLRRLDDTVDIHVYEKGHIVSYGACGMPYFVSDEITDSKALIARTKKGFEARDIHVHLGHEVTQVNDLDKTITVKNLKDNQTLEVAYDKLIIGSGAHPIIPPFKNKDLKNIFTFTTIPDSEAVKAQMQSDDVKNVVVIGGGFIGVEMVEAFNNYDVSITLIELKDHILEVFDPDMVKALESHLEEEGITLCLAEKVTGFNGDQVVQEVETNKDTYAADLVLIAAGVAPNTSFLNKEQFDLAENGAVMVNRHMETNVRDIYAGGDCATIYHRLLNKNVYLPLGNNANKQGRLIAENIHGLNTSLDGVLGTTVIKVINMEAGRTGLSESYAKAHNIPHKTVTIRGRNHAGYYPNAQTVKAKIIYEPDTFKMLGAQLVGKADTAIRINPFVVAISKGMTTKEFGMLDFGYAPPFSGVWDVIAIAALQAE, from the coding sequence ATGAAGATAGTAGCCATTGGTGGTGACGCGCTTTCTATGAGCGCTGTGAGCAAATTAAGAAGACTTGATGATACAGTTGATATTCATGTATATGAAAAAGGCCATATTGTTAGTTACGGCGCATGTGGGATGCCGTATTTTGTCAGTGATGAAATTACAGACTCAAAAGCACTCATAGCACGAACAAAAAAAGGCTTTGAAGCACGTGATATTCATGTTCATCTTGGACATGAAGTCACGCAAGTAAATGATTTAGACAAGACAATAACTGTTAAAAACCTTAAAGACAATCAAACATTAGAAGTTGCCTATGATAAGCTGATTATTGGGAGCGGCGCACACCCTATAATACCGCCTTTTAAAAATAAAGATTTAAAGAATATTTTCACCTTTACAACAATTCCAGATAGTGAAGCTGTTAAAGCACAGATGCAGTCGGATGATGTTAAAAATGTTGTTGTTATTGGTGGCGGATTTATTGGTGTAGAGATGGTTGAAGCCTTCAATAATTATGATGTTTCTATAACGCTAATTGAGTTAAAAGACCATATATTAGAAGTCTTTGATCCAGATATGGTAAAAGCGTTAGAGTCACATCTTGAAGAGGAAGGTATTACTCTTTGTTTAGCAGAAAAGGTGACTGGTTTCAATGGTGATCAGGTAGTACAAGAAGTTGAGACAAACAAAGATACGTATGCAGCAGATTTAGTACTGATTGCCGCAGGTGTTGCACCTAATACATCGTTCTTAAATAAAGAGCAGTTTGATTTGGCAGAAAATGGCGCAGTAATGGTCAACCGGCATATGGAAACAAACGTAAGAGATATTTATGCTGGTGGAGATTGCGCAACAATATATCATCGATTACTCAATAAAAATGTCTATTTACCGCTAGGCAATAATGCTAATAAGCAAGGACGTTTAATTGCGGAAAATATTCATGGACTAAATACTAGTTTAGATGGTGTGCTTGGTACAACCGTGATTAAAGTCATTAATATGGAAGCTGGACGAACAGGGCTATCTGAGTCCTATGCAAAAGCACATAATATACCCCACAAAACAGTAACCATTAGAGGTCGCAATCATGCTGGGTATTATCCAAATGCTCAAACTGTGAAAGCAAAAATCATTTATGAACCAGATACATTTAAAATGCTTGGCGCTCAATTAGTTGGAAAAGCAGATACGGCAATCCGTATCAATCCATTTGTTGTCGCTATTTCAAAGGGTATGACAACCAAAGAATTTGGTATGCTTGACTTTGGCTATGCACCACCATTTTCCGGTGTATGGGATGTTATTGCAATTGCTGCATTACAAGCTGAATAA
- a CDS encoding FAD-dependent oxidoreductase: MKDKERISIFNPLRLWKYLFKKPVTIPFKDIFTKKNANYLNQNSIIKNKARLESSPRQAPPNLRGFHTNDWETCIGCSTCEEICPTEAITMVERLDLPEKAGEHQQRPVIDYGRCCFCALCVDTCTTSSLEMSNEYIYSDSDPNSFTMMPETLWQGQHVDKGWVKDDTSDLLALERESMIHEKVEERSNSFVEIVRGYSKEAAMAEAARCVECGVCTSSCPVQMHIPEYIRAIWEDDIEGGLRKIYETNPLPGVCGRVCTHNCETACAIAERGEAIAIRWLKRYIIDSAPQDIYDTVINDNISEVIDAKIAVIGSGPAGLGAAYYLSALGYKVDIYEEMPLAGGVMRYGIPAYRLPDEAIDKDINFIKKMGVNIHTNTKVGDDITLDELESSHDAIFLGTGFFKPRGLNITGSDHKDVIGAMDFLPQVREFERGNLTLDDLDVKESIVVIGGGDVAFDVARSATRIQQLKYGKSNVKLTSLENEDAIPASTDEYIEGGEEGIEFHCGNGPQEIMQENGNVTGLRLWECLCIFDTEGKFNPEFDSECEKIIEGQQVYIAIGQAPDYDYIPERLQDKITIERGKIKANHFGQLEGANQYFVGGDILRGPDLISAVADGHRAAQGIDDFLYQKAHKKSLSDTVNDLRERVKANTPELTPKQRGIK; the protein is encoded by the coding sequence ATGAAAGATAAAGAACGTATAAGTATTTTTAATCCATTACGCCTTTGGAAATATCTCTTTAAAAAACCTGTCACTATTCCCTTTAAAGATATTTTTACAAAGAAAAATGCAAATTACTTAAATCAAAATTCAATTATTAAGAATAAAGCACGTCTTGAGTCATCACCTCGTCAAGCACCTCCTAATTTACGTGGTTTTCATACCAATGATTGGGAGACATGTATTGGCTGTTCAACCTGTGAAGAAATTTGTCCAACAGAAGCTATTACAATGGTAGAGCGCTTAGATCTTCCTGAAAAAGCAGGAGAACACCAACAACGACCAGTCATTGATTATGGACGCTGTTGTTTCTGTGCCTTGTGTGTTGATACGTGTACAACAAGCTCACTTGAAATGAGTAATGAGTATATCTATAGTGATTCAGACCCTAATTCCTTTACCATGATGCCTGAAACATTATGGCAAGGACAACACGTTGATAAAGGATGGGTAAAAGATGACACAAGTGACTTATTGGCCTTAGAACGTGAATCAATGATACATGAAAAGGTAGAAGAACGAAGTAATAGCTTTGTCGAGATTGTTAGAGGTTATAGCAAAGAAGCCGCTATGGCTGAAGCAGCGCGCTGTGTTGAATGTGGTGTCTGTACAAGCAGTTGTCCTGTCCAAATGCATATCCCTGAATATATTCGTGCGATTTGGGAAGATGATATTGAGGGTGGATTACGTAAAATATATGAAACCAATCCATTACCTGGTGTCTGTGGACGTGTGTGTACACACAACTGTGAAACAGCATGTGCGATTGCAGAACGTGGTGAAGCGATTGCGATACGTTGGTTGAAACGCTACATTATTGATAGTGCCCCACAAGATATTTATGACACTGTAATCAATGACAACATCAGTGAAGTCATTGATGCGAAGATAGCCGTTATTGGGAGTGGCCCTGCAGGATTAGGCGCAGCCTATTACTTAAGTGCCCTAGGGTATAAAGTTGATATTTATGAAGAAATGCCACTGGCTGGTGGGGTAATGCGTTATGGAATACCTGCTTACCGTTTACCAGATGAGGCAATCGATAAAGATATTAACTTTATCAAGAAAATGGGTGTTAACATTCATACCAATACTAAAGTCGGTGACGATATTACGTTAGATGAACTAGAGTCATCACATGATGCGATCTTCTTGGGTACAGGATTCTTTAAACCACGAGGTCTTAACATTACAGGAAGCGATCATAAAGACGTCATTGGAGCAATGGACTTCTTACCACAAGTACGTGAATTTGAACGTGGCAATCTGACACTCGATGATCTTGATGTGAAAGAAAGCATAGTCGTCATTGGTGGCGGCGATGTTGCATTTGATGTTGCAAGAAGTGCCACACGTATTCAACAGTTGAAGTATGGCAAATCAAATGTCAAATTAACCTCTTTAGAGAATGAAGATGCGATTCCAGCGAGTACTGATGAATACATCGAAGGTGGCGAAGAAGGTATTGAATTCCATTGTGGTAATGGTCCACAAGAAATCATGCAAGAAAATGGTAACGTTACAGGACTTAGACTTTGGGAATGTTTATGTATCTTTGATACAGAGGGTAAATTCAACCCAGAGTTTGATAGCGAATGTGAAAAGATTATTGAAGGACAACAAGTCTATATTGCAATTGGACAAGCGCCTGACTATGATTACATTCCAGAACGTTTACAAGATAAAATAACGATTGAACGTGGTAAAATTAAAGCCAATCACTTTGGACAGTTAGAGGGTGCCAACCAATACTTTGTTGGTGGAGATATTTTACGTGGTCCTGATTTAATTAGTGCGGTTGCCGATGGACATCGAGCTGCGCAAGGTATTGATGACTTTTTATATCAAAAAGCACATAAAAAGTCATTATCAGATACCGTAAATGATTTACGTGAACGGGTAAAAGCTAACACACCAGAGCTCACCCCAAAACAACGGGGAATAAAATAA
- a CDS encoding NADH-quinone oxidoreductase subunit D gives MREMKLFLGPQHPGMHGNAAVHMFVEGDIIKKSYLLPGMLHRGFEKGMERKTWVNNISLIPRVCVVEPDINELSFALATEKLAGIDVPDRAKWIRMLIMELARITIHLMAYGGLGSPTGNYTLMHHAHADRNTILNIFEKITGHRVYHQYIVPGGVRKDLPNGIEQEIHAFLDDLESRYEEYRRLGVANPTLLKRIKDTIMLPEEVVWNLGVTGIGMRSATNKAYDIRKVMPYCHYDKVEFDVPVSSYSDARSRVDLKLQEVVQSIRIIRQVLDKMEDGPVRVPLDKGQAMRWRVPKGYVYAPIESSRGEFGYYMVSNGGTHPYRVGVRGASYPQGLLGIEKYLPGTRIDDAALWVDTMGVCSPEIDR, from the coding sequence ATGCGTGAAATGAAACTATTTTTAGGTCCTCAACATCCAGGAATGCACGGTAATGCAGCCGTTCACATGTTTGTTGAAGGAGATATAATTAAGAAATCTTATTTATTACCAGGAATGTTACATCGTGGTTTTGAAAAAGGCATGGAACGCAAAACATGGGTAAACAATATTAGTTTAATACCACGCGTTTGTGTTGTTGAACCGGACATTAATGAGTTATCATTTGCGCTTGCGACTGAAAAACTTGCAGGTATTGATGTACCTGACCGTGCAAAATGGATTAGAATGTTAATTATGGAACTTGCCCGCATTACAATTCATTTAATGGCATACGGTGGGCTTGGATCCCCAACAGGTAATTATACCTTGATGCATCATGCGCATGCTGATCGTAATACGATTTTAAATATCTTTGAAAAGATTACAGGACACCGTGTGTATCATCAATACATTGTCCCCGGTGGTGTAAGAAAAGATTTACCAAACGGAATTGAACAAGAAATCCATGCCTTTTTGGATGACCTTGAAAGCAGATATGAAGAATATCGCCGACTAGGAGTCGCAAATCCAACGTTGTTAAAACGGATTAAAGACACTATTATGTTACCTGAAGAAGTCGTATGGAATCTTGGTGTGACCGGTATTGGGATGCGAAGTGCAACCAATAAAGCCTACGACATCCGCAAAGTGATGCCTTATTGCCATTACGATAAAGTCGAGTTTGATGTCCCTGTATCATCGTATAGTGACGCGCGAAGTCGTGTTGATTTAAAACTACAAGAAGTAGTTCAATCAATCCGTATAATTCGACAAGTCCTTGATAAAATGGAAGATGGACCAGTCAGGGTGCCACTTGATAAAGGGCAAGCTATGCGTTGGCGTGTACCAAAAGGATATGTTTACGCACCGATTGAATCCTCTCGTGGTGAATTTGGTTACTACATGGTTTCTAACGGTGGGACACATCCTTACCGCGTTGGTGTAAGAGGCGCAAGTTACCCACAAGGGTTACTCGGAATAGAAAAATATCTACCTGGCACACGGATCGATGATGCCGCATTGTGGGTAGATACAATGGGTGTTTGTTCACCTGAAATTGATCGATAG
- a CDS encoding NADH-quinone oxidoreductase subunit C, with protein sequence MNSMNNIEHVQSLMKDICSPIKENIIDQFQIAYELKQDDIHKTLGYLKNAGWIQLSYLSAVDWPDTNEIEVVYILMNWKKPVHIQLRTRIDRENPVMPSIISIYEGAKYYEREAHEFFGVKFPGNPDYEKQLILEKWDDMPPMRKDFDPRQYSDAHFVGREYSHDFTELNNQPSKQAKRQQRKTRINSLDKGGK encoded by the coding sequence ATGAATTCCATGAATAATATTGAACACGTACAATCACTAATGAAAGATATTTGTTCACCGATTAAAGAAAATATTATTGATCAGTTTCAAATAGCCTATGAACTCAAGCAAGACGATATCCATAAAACGCTTGGTTACTTAAAAAATGCTGGATGGATTCAACTATCTTATTTGAGCGCAGTCGACTGGCCAGATACAAATGAAATTGAAGTTGTTTATATTCTAATGAATTGGAAAAAGCCGGTGCATATTCAATTGAGAACGAGAATTGATCGTGAGAATCCCGTCATGCCGTCTATTATTTCTATCTATGAAGGCGCTAAATATTATGAACGCGAAGCACACGAATTTTTTGGGGTTAAATTCCCTGGTAATCCAGATTATGAGAAACAATTAATTTTGGAGAAATGGGATGATATGCCACCAATGCGAAAAGACTTTGATCCAAGACAATATAGTGATGCGCATTTTGTTGGGCGTGAATACTCACATGATTTTACTGAATTAAACAATCAACCAAGTAAACAAGCAAAACGCCAACAGCGTAAAACACGAATCAATTCCCTAGATAAAGGAGGGAAATAA
- the nuoB gene encoding NADH-quinone oxidoreductase subunit NuoB has translation MKSTKFTELTQEQIDRKWWEIGDFFRRNSLWMLMYCTGCCAIELPPAMTSAYDMERLGMGPMATPRQADVLLVTGYLSLKTLRRLIYTYEQMSEPKYIVGFGSCTINGGIYHDSHVVINRLDRYVPVDVYVAGCMPNTEAVMNGFVDLMDLIKSKKADGWKRYHDNYDWYKKNQEEALGEVRIKDEFHE, from the coding sequence ATGAAATCAACAAAATTTACAGAACTAACACAAGAACAAATCGATCGTAAATGGTGGGAAATAGGTGACTTCTTTAGACGTAACTCGTTATGGATGTTAATGTACTGTACGGGGTGTTGTGCAATTGAGTTGCCACCTGCGATGACAAGTGCTTATGATATGGAACGGCTTGGTATGGGACCAATGGCAACACCAAGACAAGCAGATGTATTACTTGTTACTGGGTATCTATCGTTAAAAACGTTACGTCGATTAATTTATACATATGAACAAATGAGTGAACCAAAATATATTGTTGGCTTTGGTAGTTGTACGATTAATGGGGGGATATATCATGATTCTCATGTCGTCATTAACCGACTTGATCGATATGTTCCTGTCGATGTGTATGTTGCTGGCTGTATGCCAAATACAGAAGCTGTCATGAATGGGTTTGTTGATTTAATGGATCTCATTAAATCGAAAAAAGCTGATGGTTGGAAACGATACCACGACAACTATGACTGGTACAAAAAGAACCAAGAAGAAGCTCTTGGGGAGGTGCGCATAAAAGATGAATTCCATGAATAA
- a CDS encoding NADH-quinone oxidoreductase subunit H encodes MILNILFGLGVALFGFVLQTALGGINRKVIARLQKRYGPKWYQEFLDIFKLLSKRATSHGWIFDFGVIMALGGIIATAMFMPITNELVAFDGYDNFFIFVYLIAVGMLGMAMSASGSGNPLASIGVMRALTTMLAYEVPFMVVVLTIINITGDSSISMIAEFQQLANNHWFIIALPLGGIVAILALMGMLGKKPFETYIAPAEIASGPMVEYGGKQLGMLFIMHEITVFIEVSLFVHLFLGGAENIFVFLVKYVLVYTFVNLISNVNGRFKIDQVVTFFYKWPLLLAVSQAIIAIYLGWVI; translated from the coding sequence ATGATATTAAATATTTTATTTGGTTTAGGTGTCGCATTGTTTGGGTTTGTCTTACAGACCGCACTTGGTGGGATAAACCGTAAAGTCATAGCACGTCTTCAAAAACGGTATGGTCCAAAATGGTACCAAGAGTTTCTTGATATCTTTAAATTGTTAAGTAAGCGTGCGACGTCACATGGATGGATTTTTGATTTCGGTGTAATTATGGCCCTTGGTGGTATTATCGCTACGGCAATGTTTATGCCGATTACCAATGAACTTGTCGCATTTGATGGCTATGATAACTTCTTCATTTTTGTTTACTTGATTGCGGTTGGTATGCTTGGTATGGCAATGAGCGCGAGTGGGTCTGGGAACCCATTAGCAAGTATTGGTGTCATGCGCGCTTTAACAACTATGTTGGCCTATGAAGTGCCGTTTATGGTTGTAGTATTAACGATTATCAATATCACAGGCGATTCAAGCATCTCAATGATCGCGGAGTTTCAACAACTTGCTAATAATCACTGGTTTATCATTGCCTTACCTCTTGGTGGTATTGTTGCTATATTAGCCTTGATGGGTATGCTTGGAAAAAAACCGTTTGAAACCTACATTGCTCCAGCTGAAATAGCATCTGGGCCAATGGTTGAATACGGTGGTAAGCAACTTGGTATGTTATTCATTATGCATGAAATCACTGTGTTTATCGAAGTCAGTTTATTTGTTCACCTATTCTTAGGTGGCGCAGAAAATATTTTTGTCTTTTTAGTTAAATATGTCTTGGTCTATACATTTGTGAACTTAATTAGTAATGTTAATGGACGCTTTAAAATTGACCAAGTGGTTACGTTCTTTTACAAATGGCCATTACTTTTAGCTGTATCACAAGCAATTATCGCAATATATCTTGGATGGGTGATTTAA
- a CDS encoding proton-conducting transporter membrane subunit — protein sequence MANLELIIIITLGFGMLAYLLGNLHRTLGSVITILGSAFVFGSLAMYGYTDTLDLTVNYLPGVLGDLGASALSHYFALLVSFVYLMVAFFNPYYIDKQKYPALYSMLYLLSLVGVIGLFYTTNFLAFFFYFELVVWSSLFLIPLGRTRSSASLYYGFSAFGGFSLLVAILLMYSGTESFNIALNLAALSGTTKVFVFLLMMISALSKLGAFPLHIWLPNVLTDAPDPVTGLFSGGLEKLGAFVAVIALVRLGGVGTMISALNIHLFNYIIMILGAITIVIGTLMAIRQDDAKTLLAYSSMSNGGYILVALGFMTTTSISGGLLHIFAHAIASTSAFLAIGAVARQTHTTKISELGGMIHKMPITYMVYLIAIISMAGIPPMGGFISKWLIFQGVISEGFIFVAIATFFGSIGSFLYVFRPLAALFLGQELPEYKTSVKEAPLLLLIPMLLLSGLNILSGVVPNYILRYTNKILSELNIAQLNLTQFTIQGNNGDLHPLLIASMFGIGVFVAFIIFISLKKSKKVDLMDTYTAGNFIYTEQHLHYTSNFYAPLERLYEAYIDKMQRFYQSLSIKVKELGEVFKYYFFTYKPEITVFWILILITLLLWGDIA from the coding sequence ATGGCTAATTTAGAACTCATTATTATCATTACACTTGGATTCGGTATGTTGGCCTATCTGCTAGGCAATTTACATCGTACCTTAGGGAGTGTCATCACCATTTTAGGATCAGCATTTGTGTTTGGCTCATTAGCAATGTATGGGTATACTGATACACTTGACCTGACTGTTAACTATTTACCAGGTGTTTTAGGTGACTTAGGCGCAAGTGCATTAAGTCATTACTTTGCTTTATTGGTATCGTTTGTCTATTTGATGGTTGCATTCTTTAATCCTTATTATATAGATAAACAAAAATATCCTGCGTTATATAGTATGCTTTATTTATTAAGTTTAGTAGGGGTTATTGGTTTATTCTATACAACAAACTTTTTAGCTTTTTTCTTCTATTTTGAGTTGGTTGTTTGGAGCAGTCTATTCTTAATTCCTTTAGGACGAACACGCTCATCAGCATCACTGTATTACGGATTTAGTGCCTTTGGTGGATTTTCTTTATTGGTCGCTATTTTATTGATGTATAGTGGTACAGAATCCTTTAATATTGCATTGAATTTAGCTGCCCTTAGTGGTACTACAAAAGTCTTTGTCTTCTTATTAATGATGATCTCAGCGTTATCAAAGCTCGGTGCTTTTCCATTACATATTTGGTTACCAAACGTATTAACCGATGCGCCTGATCCAGTGACAGGATTATTCAGTGGTGGATTGGAAAAACTTGGTGCGTTTGTCGCTGTCATTGCGCTTGTGCGCCTTGGTGGTGTTGGCACAATGATTTCAGCACTGAATATTCACCTATTTAACTACATCATAATGATACTTGGAGCGATTACCATTGTTATAGGTACCTTAATGGCAATTAGACAGGACGATGCAAAAACATTGCTTGCCTACTCTTCAATGAGTAATGGCGGTTATATTTTAGTCGCACTTGGATTCATGACAACCACAAGCATTAGTGGGGGATTACTCCATATATTTGCTCATGCGATTGCATCAACAAGTGCTTTCTTAGCTATCGGTGCGGTTGCTCGACAAACACATACCACTAAAATTAGTGAACTTGGTGGGATGATTCACAAAATGCCGATCACTTATATGGTTTATTTAATTGCGATTATCTCAATGGCTGGAATTCCCCCAATGGGTGGTTTCATCTCGAAATGGTTAATCTTTCAAGGTGTCATTAGTGAAGGCTTCATCTTTGTTGCGATTGCGACATTCTTTGGCAGTATCGGGTCTTTCTTATATGTTTTCAGACCGCTTGCTGCGTTATTCTTAGGACAAGAATTACCTGAATATAAAACAAGCGTAAAAGAAGCACCTTTACTCTTACTCATTCCAATGTTATTACTTAGTGGATTGAATATCTTGAGTGGCGTTGTTCCAAATTATATTTTACGTTATACAAATAAGATTTTAAGTGAGTTAAATATTGCCCAACTCAACTTAACACAGTTTACGATTCAAGGGAACAATGGTGATCTTCATCCATTGTTAATTGCTAGTATGTTTGGCATAGGTGTCTTTGTTGCCTTTATCATCTTTATATCGCTTAAGAAATCAAAGAAAGTAGATCTAATGGATACGTATACAGCAGGTAACTTTATCTATACAGAACAACACTTACATTATACAAGTAACTTCTATGCCCCATTAGAACGTTTGTATGAGGCATATATTGATAAAATGCAACGATTCTATCAATCATTAAGTATCAAAGTGAAAGAGTTAGGAGAAGTCTTTAAATATTACTTCTTTACTTACAAGCCAGAAATCACAGTGTTTTGGATTCTTATTTTAATAACACTGCTTTTATGGGGTGATATCGCATGA
- a CDS encoding proton-conducting transporter membrane subunit produces the protein MNAVLLIAVPLLVGFLSILMKKVAPYLLLVVSFLSVVSLDYVTKGVVVIGNFKAPYGIELIVDDYAIAGLYIVNILFFLVAILSLCDYKKIGSILLISLAGLNGLLLTGDLFNLFVFLEIAGISAYLITTTNRKPLATFHYLVLGTVGSSFYLLGLIILYGMFHTLNLGVLSNLIAQVNPALVSLPLLFMFIGLGVEAKLLPLNAWVKGILESSNPLSGPMIASVYASTMVLVFGRILTQLFVFNETLMTIVSVVLVVSIIAGEAMAYASSRAKHILLYSSIAQAAIAVIVFVHGLTDLGIMLVALNGFSKLILFGSITVIERQIGSDTLTDLKGVFTDNKLIGFAFSVAVLSILGLPLFAGFFVKLHILMRFANTDLLWLVIVILMSSVVEGVYFIKLSMTLWYGESENKRVVFSTSTVYAYLIIALLLVVFGVFFTPFESLFDVISTMKGVYSWLI, from the coding sequence ATGAATGCTGTATTATTAATTGCTGTTCCACTACTCGTTGGTTTTCTCAGTATTTTAATGAAAAAAGTAGCTCCATATTTGTTACTGGTTGTTTCATTTTTAAGTGTTGTATCCCTTGATTATGTCACGAAAGGTGTTGTTGTTATTGGTAACTTTAAGGCACCTTACGGTATTGAGTTGATTGTTGATGATTATGCCATTGCAGGACTTTATATTGTCAATATTTTATTCTTCTTAGTAGCAATCTTATCGTTATGTGATTATAAAAAGATAGGATCTATCTTATTAATTAGCTTAGCTGGGTTAAATGGGTTATTGCTAACAGGTGATTTATTCAACTTATTTGTTTTCTTAGAAATTGCGGGAATATCAGCTTACCTGATAACGACAACTAACCGTAAACCATTAGCTACATTTCATTACTTAGTCCTAGGGACTGTTGGAAGTAGTTTCTATTTACTTGGATTAATTATTTTATATGGAATGTTTCACACCTTAAACTTAGGCGTTTTAAGCAATCTTATTGCACAAGTTAACCCTGCCTTGGTCAGTTTACCATTATTATTTATGTTTATTGGGTTGGGCGTAGAAGCTAAGTTATTACCGTTAAATGCGTGGGTAAAAGGAATATTAGAAAGTTCAAATCCACTCAGTGGACCAATGATTGCCAGTGTATATGCGAGTACGATGGTTTTGGTATTTGGACGCATTTTAACACAACTCTTTGTATTTAATGAAACATTAATGACAATTGTATCGGTTGTTTTAGTTGTGAGTATAATTGCCGGAGAGGCTATGGCTTACGCTTCCTCTCGAGCAAAACATATTCTGCTTTATAGTTCGATAGCACAAGCAGCGATTGCTGTCATAGTGTTTGTCCATGGATTAACGGATTTAGGCATTATGCTCGTTGCGTTAAATGGTTTTTCTAAATTAATTTTATTTGGCTCAATTACGGTCATCGAACGGCAAATTGGCTCTGATACTCTAACGGATTTAAAAGGAGTTTTTACAGACAATAAACTGATTGGTTTTGCCTTTAGTGTCGCAGTACTAAGTATTTTAGGCTTGCCGTTATTTGCTGGATTCTTTGTGAAATTACATATTTTAATGCGATTTGCGAATACCGATTTATTATGGCTAGTAATTGTCATTTTAATGAGTAGTGTTGTTGAAGGGGTATATTTTATCAAACTCTCAATGACATTGTGGTATGGTGAGTCAGAGAATAAACGTGTCGTCTTCTCAACGAGTACAGTCTATGCATATCTTATTATTGCCTTATTATTAGTGGTATTTGGGGTATTCTTTACACCGTTTGAATCACTATTTGACGTAATAAGCACCATGAAAGGAGTGTATTCATGGCTAATTTAG
- a CDS encoding cation:proton antiporter subunit C — MLQYAAIILFMIGLYGLLTQRHIIKIIIALNILEIGLNIFIITVGYYEGGIAPIFTSVNATNNLAFVDPLPQALVLTAIVIGVGTTALGLALARKIYAEYGTLNLDEMGEN; from the coding sequence ATGTTACAATATGCAGCGATTATCCTCTTTATGATAGGACTTTACGGGTTACTCACTCAACGTCATATTATTAAGATTATTATTGCCTTAAATATATTAGAAATTGGTTTAAATATCTTCATTATTACAGTCGGCTATTATGAGGGTGGTATTGCCCCTATATTTACCAGTGTCAATGCAACCAATAATTTAGCGTTTGTTGATCCATTACCACAAGCACTTGTGTTAACAGCTATTGTTATAGGTGTTGGAACAACAGCGCTCGGATTAGCATTAGCTAGAAAAATATATGCCGAATATGGTACATTGAATCTCGATGAAATGGGGGAAAACTAA